The window catatatgtttagtattggtattgcttcattgtctatgctacccctttggcaagatatagtatccttccttatctcttttaattagatcaattttgcttttgcttgatctgagatcaggatggctacccctgcttttttgacttcacctgaagaataatagtttctgctccagccttttatctttactctgcctgtattcccctgctttaaatgtgtttcctgtaaacaacatattgtagggttctggcttttgatccagtctgctatctgcctccgctttttgggagagttcatcccattcacatttatgattaaaattactaatcCCTGCTCAGGGATCAGTCcccagattttgcttttctttttcttgccctcccttACCTCCTTTCCCAGTATTAAGCTTATGGGTGCCTCTTGCCTCATGAAGCTCTTCCTCTTTAGAATCTCTCTCATCCCCTTtgaaattccttcccctttcttgtacctttcccttattactctttcccttctcccttttcctttcctactttttaaagaggtgagagaagtttttctgcaaaccaaatatgtcaattattttctctttgagccaactctgatgagactaagattcacacaatgtttcttcccctctctaaattccctcagatatgacaggtttcctttgcctctttatgggatgtagtttccctctttttatctccccttttccatttttctgatgctatcccctttctatttctacttccttttttatatcagtaGAACCAATTttacatgtactctctatgtatctgtataacagaaatacagtcctcaagaattctttttaccttttctgcttctcttgagtcctttggttggaggtaaaattttttgtttcattttagttttttccttagaaacaaatggaatttatctgtttcattaaatgtcaatcttcttctctgaaagaaaatgctcagtttagctgggtagtttattcttggctgcattccaagttcttttgcatttcagaatattagattccaggacctttgatcttttaatgtggaagcagctagatcttgagtgatccttattgtggttcctcagtatttgaattgtttttttctggctgcttgtaatattttttccttagtctgatagttctgaaattaagtcacaatattccttggagtttttattttagggtctttttcaaaaggtgtttgatgaattctttcaatgcctatttttatcttctgattctattatatctgggcaattctctttgatgatctcctgtaaaatagtatctaggctctttttttcatcataattttcaggaagttcaataaccCTCAGATTAtccctcctagatctattttcccatCTGCTGTTTTtctaagtagatatttaacattttttcctaatttttcattttttaaaattttatttgactgattcttgatgtctcaatcaATCATTCATatgtatttgttcaattctgatttttaacgAGTTATTTTCTtcgttaattttttttatttctttttgtatatgtccaattgagttttcaaATGGGTTGTTTTGctcaaatgagttgttttgctctatggaatttttttccatttcactatttttttcttttactgagttattttcttttttccaattcacaaatcctactttctagagagttctttactttttccagttcatctttcaggaagttgttttctttttcccctttatcaaatttttctttaagtgagttataaGCCTTGTATGTACTCTCTTGCAGaggttctctttcctttccccatttttcttctagctctcttttaagattttttataatttcttcttgtGTGATGGGAACCTGGTTACATTCCCCCTTTGggattttgtctggagactgtctgctgttAGTTTCCTCAggattgaaaacctgctctctttctgtactGAAGTTATTGATGGCTCATttggcttttttactctttttttttaagtcctgaGGGTCTGCTTTCAGGGCAagaaggttaccagcttcctctgcagagcagggatagatatatgtaAAGTAGCTATCCTGCAAATGGGTTTCAAAGAGTGGTGAGCTGCAGAAGTGCTCTGAAAAAAAGCTCtgcaccagaagtgtctctgccctgagAAGTACAGCCCAAGCTAGGGAAGTGCCCTGCTAAAAGCCTGGCTGTGCAGATAAACAACTGCCCTGGTGGTAGGGGCTGAGCAGTGAAAATGTCACCATCCCCAGGCAGGAGCCCACTGTCGGTTTTAGCAGTTGCCCTGGAAATAGTCTCCACACCACACTGGAAGTGTCTCTACCCTGGGCAACAAAGTCAcattggggaagttctattgccccaggccaagctcCCCACTATGCAGATTAGAGGTTGCCCTGGGCTGAGCCCCTCTGCAGTGCAAATTTGTAACTGCCCTGGGCAAACACCTCATGCTTCAGAATGCAGCTGCatagctgtgctgtggtctgtgctcagtcactcacttctggttttgagtgggtgtagccagatcctgtaagattctggcattttttggagtacactctacctttggctttaatttctctgctgatctactgctttgcaagcAAAGAAGAGCaaccaacctgtggtagagtacTCCTTGTAAATTTTCCAGCCACAGAGACAGCCCCTGCCCAAGTCCGCTCAGTATGCTAGCTTCTCCTATCTCCCTGTTTGTGCTAGCCTGCTCCCACCACTCAAGaaaaaccttttctggcaatcttccagattatcttcaccTGGTAAATTGTTGTATTTCCAATCTTAGTGAATTTTATCAGTCAAGCAGTTGACAaattgaggctgaatttggaattagtaatgagggtatgagaggaggtTAGAATGTTGTGTatgccttctcctccatcttggctttgcccccctgattgactgattcttttACCAATCTcctgtgtgactgtgggtaaaataatatttactttgtctctttcctctttaGTAAACTAGAATCATGGACATTTCTTTTGATAACCACAAACAGTTGTTATGAATAACAAATAGAATAACATACATCCTTTGAAAGATATAAAAGGCTACTACTGTTTTTATGACTTCACCTTACCCTCCGAAATACAAAGATTCATCTATGTGATGAGAATTCTCAGTGGGATTATAATATCACATCTACTAATTCTAGAGAATCAggcagaatatttattttttttaaatgcttcttttttttcaatagttttttatttttctaaatacatgtaaagatattttttcagcattcatttttgtaaaactttgtgttctaaatttttctctcactttcccttcccttcccttcccttccctttccctaagacagcaagcaatgtgatacggttaaatatgtgtaatacAGGCAGAATATTTATCCCAGCATGTTGTAGATCAATATTGTAAGAACaaaactgttggaatctttacaaattgttaagtcattagagttgatagagacaataattatctaatttagcatggttcagtataatTAATCTGATCCGCCAGAACTTGAACAAgctactaagtacaactgatagaaacgatgcttatgttcacacctttagagaactcatagaagcaagaaatatttaagtactcattggagttcacatatTTGGGAGATtccagggtttagaaagagatatctgaatttacacctcccttaatccctgcctccagaaggcagagtcagtcttttacactcagcataaatagagcttcagtgagccacttgacagtcttacttcagaacattgactggggttggagaggagcactctgggaggaagcccacaagccctctctctgaggcaagagagattcattttccttttccaccttggtgctggctggaggctgaagaaagcagaggcaggagcaaaggacaaagctgcaagagctcttagaaccaagcacaaagataagcctctaagaaaactaatcgggctatattgaaggacacaataaaagatctgaacttttatcagctggctgcgattttgggtgattatttacttgtaactgaaactaatgctgcctccagaaaacctccccgagaaacctgctttctcccagagcgaacttttatattttaaagaagaacaccacacaaaactatatatttatttgaaagagaaaaaattaaataaactatttggatctttacttcccttttttcggttctttccctcatttatggGAAGTGTTCCTTTATCTAAGCTCCACACACACTCCCTTAATACACACATCCAGTGGCCTCGTGGTTGTTGGAtctagatttagatctggaaggaatcCATCATTCATCTGGTGCCAACTCTCTTTTTTTACAGAAACAAAACTGACGCCCAAAGTGGTTAAATGACACAAGGTCACACAAGTTAGGATTTTAACCAAAGTCTTCTGATAATCTTGTCTTTTAGAAATTGGCTGGATATCCTATGGGGACTGGTCCTTGAATGagataatagaaagggaaaaatcgTAATGTGTTTATTAGacattaatataatagaaaaataatcactTCTCTCACTTTGAAGGCTTCTTTTACTTCTGTGCAATTTTCACAAAGTTCCCTGTTATGTGTAATTCTCTGCTACTTGGGCCATTCCTCCAAATTTTGTGGATTTGTATTGTTTGCtccagttttcctaaattgtcctgcctcagtttccttgaactgttctacctcagttccttgaattgttctgcctcaattcccctggttgcaaccccacTTTCTGACTATTAGAACTAAGATAATTAAGGCTGTAgagatctggcattccaaaaaataaaattccagatGTTCTATCTCAGATATCTATTTGGTATCCTCTATCTCTAtgttccagactttctgtctctaacaATTCCCAATttattagaatttatggtcctcaacCCCCACCCTGtaagaactggattgatggtcaTTCCTTGGAAATTCTCACCATTTACCAATGCTCAGACTCCACCCCCTGCCTTTGTCTACCCTGATCACTTAGAGCCATGTATATAAAAATCACTGGAATCTCACATGCAATgatgctgttgctgctgctgaatgctttgagacatcagccttGGAACCAAAATAGATCCTTTGGACCcagaaaatctctctctctcagaaatctaaataaaatattaaaactctctaatctctatcttgcctcagtttctctggcattatagtACCTTTCTTGAGTccataaatgatatatatatccCACCATAGAAGAATCTTTaaatgaaatgctttcttttgtaaTACATCATGAGGGAACATGTTATTATGATAAACAtaggcaaaagaaaaatagaaatctcTTCTTCATGCCTTCtaatttttcccaaatattttttacaggCAATGGAATTTTGGAATGCTACCACCATCATGGAGTTCCAACTCCTAGGCTTTCAGAGCATCTCTGAGTGGCAAAATTTCCTCTTTGTCATCTTCTTGTTCTTCTACATTCTGACTGTAATTGGTAATATTGTAATCATTGTAGTGGTGACCCAGGATCACCGTCTACATTTACCTATGTATTCCTTCCtcaaaaacctttcttttttggAGATCTGGTACACTACCACCATCATTCCTCTTCTCTTGGCCAATCTGCTCTTCCAGGGCTTACCTATCTCTTTCTCAGCATGCATGATCCaactttacttttttgttttctttggggcTACTGAATGCTTTCTCCTGGCCATGATGGCTTATGACCGTTATCTAGCTGTCTGTAACCCTCTTCACTACTCTACTCTAATGAGCTCTGAGGTTTGCAACAAGTTGGTGGTGGGATCCTGGATGACTGGGATTGGTAGCGGCTTTCTGCCTGCCTTAATGATATCCAAATTGAATTTCTGTGGACCAAACCAAATAAATCACTTTTTCTGTGACCTACCACCCCTAATGCAGCTTTCTTGCTCCAGTCCATTCATCACTGAAATTGCAATCTTCATCCTGTCAATTGCTGTATtgtgtatttgttttcttcttactCTGGTCTCCTATGTATTCATAGTGTCATCAATCTTGAAGATTCCTTCAGGCTCTGGTCGGATGAAGACATTCTCTACATGTGGTTCCCACTTGGCTGTAGTCACTATCTACTATGGGACCATGATTTCCATGTATGTTCGCCCCAATGCCCATCAGTCACCTGAACTCAACAagatcatttctatattttacacAGTAGTTACACCCCTACTAAATCCTGTCATTTATAGTCTGAGGAACAAAGACTTCAAAGAGGCTCTTGGAAAAGTCCTCAAAAGGAAGTGTGTTATGTACAGTGTGTGAGTAAAAAGGTATATTACTTTGTAACACAgagtccttgagggcagggccatcttttatctctttttgcatactgagcatttagcacagtgcctggcacattgcaggttcttaataaatgtttaatgattgatttaAAGAAAGTGAAGGTGAACAAGAGAAACTTAAATGACTAGTCACTTAAAACAACATGATGATAACCAGAGAACCTTTCCTTCTTGGATAAATGTTTATTCAGATGTCCCTTCCAATCGGAAACTCTTCAAAGACTATATAGCATATACAGAAGAAGAAAGATCTCTCTGAGTGGAGAGAACTTtcatactgataaaatcacaaatccataCCAAAAACGTTGATGTATTTCACTTTGTGAGTTTACATTTATACATCTCACAGGTACTAGAACACCTTGGAGGGGAATACAATATTTCTAAATAGAGTGAACTTGATCTCTATAGCACTTATTAAAATAGTTGTCCTAGCTGacagaaaaaaagcaaggaaatatTTGTGGAATAATACCTTAGAATTTTAGGACTTTGGAGATAGAAGGCATTTGGGAATTCAGACAATAGACTTAGAATCAAAAGATTTGggtttaaaagttttaatttatacTTGATTAGCTACCTGCATGATATAACTAAGCAAGTTGCTAAAACAAAGCCAATTTCATCTGTGGAATTAGGTAACTGTGACTTAGAAGGCAGCAAGTGATTttatcttctgagttcaaatctgatctcagacactgactgagctgtgttatcctggacaagtcacttaaccctgtttacctcaatttcctatatgtaaaatgagctggagaaggaaattctcTGCTAAGAAgaccctaaatagggtcataaTGAGtcagaacatgactgaaaaatgactgaactactTGAACCTCTATCTCACAGCATTGccatgaattttaaaagacatgCAAAAAGAAATCTTGTATTTGTAAAATGTCATGTGTACTCTAATCTATACATCTCAAATTTTAAGAAAGATGTGgctaattttcttctaattttttaacaaagtgaaaaaatatcaTGAAGCCATATTTATGATTCACTGTTATAATTCATCATTTTGATACAGTCGTCAGGCACTCAGTTtatgaaaagacaatgataataaAACCTTGACTTATGTACTCCACAAATAAACAGATTTTGGAAATAGATAACCCAACACAGCTTCATCTCAAGTAAATAGATGTAAAACAATAGTTTTACCTCCACACAGCCCTACTCAGTATCTAAATGGTATAATGGTTAACTCAATGGGCCTGGAGTCCATAAGACTTGACTTCAAAGCAAACCTAAGACACCTAAttgccgtgtgaccctgggcaaaacatttaacttttatttgccaCACTTCCTCAGCtgcaaagtgggaataataacagcacctatcttgcaggattgttatgaagattaagtgatataatatttgtaagtgcctggcacatattaggtattatataaatgcttatccccTTCTATTTCTCCCTACTCTGATGCCTCATTGTGGCATCAGAGTAGGTCCTGAACTCTCAAAGGTCATATCTACAGATTATTAGTTTTGACAGACACTACCATTCTGGAAAGGATACCAATATGGCTTCTGCTACAGTTTGTTTTCTAAAGATTAAGCTAGTTAACTAAATAAAGGCACATCAATAATAAACTGGCCACACACATGAAAAATAAGAACTCTAAGAGACTGAGATAAATATTAGAGAACTTATCCAATTTAAACTAAAAATTTATGGAGTTTAATGAAGGCTAGATTTGGAAAAATGGACTGTTTCATTATGAATTGtagaatatgttaaaaaaaattaactctatACTGCCATATAAATTAAGTGATTGTAGCAAATGGAGAAAATACATATTGATTGTAAACTCTTTTTAATATGCAAAAAAGATGCAAGGTTTGTTATATAAGTAAAGGCATTTAAAGTTATTGAAGGACTTTTAATCTGACTTCTTCCTGCCTTTCTAGTGTTATAATTCGTTTCTCTCCAAGTACTCTATTAttcagtagtatttttttttctgttcctcacacatgaccCTCTATTTCAAGCCTGAATCATTTTATTAGCTCTGACATATTCATGTAATGCCCTTCCTACTAATCTCTGTCTTCTGGATTAATTTCAAATCACATCTTCTGTATGTCTTTCCCAGTCACTTTCACAATAGTACATTCCCTCTGGAATCACCTTCCATCTatactgttgttgtttgtccttcattctgaaaGAGAACCATGACACAGGGAAatgattccatgacatgcaagtgaattggatttaagcgaggGAGGGATGTGCAAGAtcacttgcctcattttcctctccagagccatatgggtccagtggccagatatagatcaggatgactgtaGCTGGCTCAGGGAATGATGGCAATGGGAAATTTAaggctttttaagctaaggtcttcaacaagtctcagtttgaatGAGGCCACACCCATTTTAGTGATTAAGGTTAGATAGAAATGAGGCCAAAAATGgtctttttcacaaaaaaaaaaaaaaaaaaaaaaaaaacactaaataaataaccCTGGGAAGGTAAGATCCTCGGGGTTTCTGACCAAAATGGTTGCTATTTGCATCCCTCTAAATCAATCAGATTTCAAGCAAGGTACACATCAtctatgtacatagatatattcatgttgtctcccctctTAGAAAATGAGATCTTCCAATGCAGGGaccatatttttgcttttctatgtaTCACCACCACTGATCCCAGTGCTAGAGCACATAATAAGCTTTTAATATAATGTTTACTAATTAACTGATTTATTCATTCCAAAAACATTGTTTGATCCCCTACTATGTTCAAGAAACTATGCTAAATTCTCTGAAGGATATGTGGACATATGATCTCAATGccagaaagacttgagttgaaGCTGCCTCTGACACAAGCTGTCTATGTGACTTAAgcaaataacttattttttcagTTGCTCCAGACAACATTCTAAATTTAAAAGAGGGTGCCAATATGCATAGCTGAATTTAATCCCTATTGACATGGAGGAAAATgggaagtggtttttttttttttcatctggaagGAGGTAGTGAAGCATCATAGGAGAAGCCTAGTAAATTTTGACCTCCTCAGAGAGAGACCCAGAGTAGACACATGCACCAGTGAATTAATGACAAATGAATGATATTGCTACTCCAAAAACAATATCATTTTTAGCACATGCAACTATCTTGTTCACTGACCTGCTTAAGAAGTGTCTgctaatatttttaacatgtttaatatacattgatttacttgccatctaggggaggaggtgggagaaaagggggaaattttgaagtagaggaaaggaagagaaaatctgaaagacaaggctatgcaaaggtcaatgttgtcaactatccatgcatatgttttgaaaataaaaatctttatttaaaaaaaaagtgtcattaCAAAATGTCCTGGTAACCTGAATTATCTTCCTGGTGTGATGTGGAATCCAGTGAAATTATCCACTCTgtaccttttctctccttccaatgatcagcaggatgatttcagaaaagtctggagagacttacatgaactgatactaactgaaatgagtagaagcaagagaatattgtacatagtaacaacaagattatgggagTATTAACTCTGATTgatgtgattcttttcaaaaatgaggtgatttaagccaATTCttattggaatctttacaaactgttaagccattggagttgatagtgacaataattatctaatttggcatggtttaatatgattgatttgatcttacaaaGAGGTATTTTGGgtcaaaacttgaaacaaagtactaagtacaactgatagaaaacgatgcttgtgttcacacctttagagagcttataagtatctaagtactcaatggagttcacacgtttgggagatttcaggcttagtatgagatatctgaattcacatctcccttagggccagagagcactctgggagataacacagaatccctctctctccagaaggaggagttaacctttgggagatcatatatatacaggaagctcttagagcttgaagagttttcttgggaacattgactggggtcggagaggagcactctggaaggaatttctccggaacattgactggggttggagaggagcactctgggaggaatggaaaaagaacatcacattttggtgcccaacgtgGGGCTGACAGGCCttcagtggatttcagtggaaaagctccaattctgatttcagtggaaaagcctctgatcctgatttcagtggaaaagcctgtgaccctgatcaagtggaaaagtctcctcaacccagaagaaattttgttaaaagagttaaagtagaatttcagctaagatgggacagatgtttagaaaacaatcttctgtttctgtacaaggaaaatgtttagagagcattttccaagttatggaaagccaaggtttgattataattttggagcagatcactgaacttttacaaactgttaagaacatatgtccttgtttctctctggagaaagaattggatctagatgaatggaacttagtaggagaggacctttgtcaattctgtaataaaaatggccctaactcaatttctaaagacatatttaatacatataatttaatacaactggctataaatgttaaaatgaaaaagaagaaagtgccaattaaactaggtgataagcaggaaaattcagataaaaatggagtaaagtacaattctgagtgtgatacttcacagcaggaggaattagatcattctccatgcatatgttttgaaaataaaaagctttatttaaaaaaaaagtgtcattaCAAAATGTCCTGGTAGCCTGAATTATCTTCCTGGTGTGATGTGGAATCCAGTGAAATTATCCACTTTgtaccttttctctccttccaatgatcagcaggatgatttcagaaaagcctggagagacttacatgaactgattctaactGAAGATTATGGGAGTATTAACTCTGATtgatgtgattcttttcaacaatgaggtgatttaagccagttctaatagactttTGATAGACactgccatctgtatccagaaagaggactgtagtAATTGAATGTGTagcacaacatggtattttcatctttttgttattgcttgcttgctttttgttttctttcttacttttttcccttttagatctgatttttcttgcacagcatgataaatgtggaaatatgtatagaagaattacatgtttaaagatacattggattacttgctgtctaagggaagaggtggggagaaaggaaggagaaaaatttggaacacaaggttttgcaaaattgaatgttgaaaaatatttttgcatgtattttgaaaataaaaagctattattgtgaCATCTTCTTGGATTTCTTGATGATAAAGTCCTCTGATGCATTTTTTCCATCCTTGTAGAATAGTGGCAGGTGACTTAGTCTAATGCTTCCTTTTATTCATCttgacttagattcaaatcctacctctgacatatactagttgtatgactttatGCTTAAGTGacttcacttaatttctcaatgtcCCAGGccattttctaagattttaaattGTAAATGAATATTGACCTGCAGTTGTGGAGGAAGTTTCCTCATGAGGAATACCTACTTTATAGTTGCGGATAAATATTACAAATTCATCTAATTGCGTCCATTATAAGTGTAATTAGCCTCAACTGAGCTTTCACTGgtacttctttttttcatttctagtttGCTGGTTACTATATTTTTCACtgttttattccaatttttttttaatctctctcctaTCGTATAATCTCTCATCTTACTTTATTGAGAAGAAATTCTATAAatgcatattatacatatataatgcaacatagattatatgtacatatgtcttaaaatatattctagggttttaaaaatatactacatattgattatatacttatatatgcatatataaaatataattattctatatctTCTCCTATAATATTCTACTTCCCTCTAGATTTGAAAATGATGTAGTCTTTTTACCAAGGATATTTGTTCTTATATAATTGATTcaatttattcctttaatttctaggACCTTActtctattattatctcattctccCTATGCTGACTCCTTTTTGGACTACAAGTATGCCTACTCCCTATTCTTCccttaaaatgtatattttttcttgaccATCCCCTGAAGCTATCCttcatatctcttttcttttacttccaaatacatagagaaaataACTTATATTAATTACTTTCACTCATCAATcagcatgcatttatttattacctTCTATGTGTCAGATGGTACTAGATGTAGGATACACAATGATTAAAAATGGCAAAAttctttaaggaacttatattgaAGGAGACAATGTAGACAAACTAAATAGTAGGTATTGGGGGAGGATACTAGCAACTAGGGTGACCAGGAAAATTTCCATGTAGAAGGAATAGTTTGAGTTGCACTTTGAATTTTAGGATTCTAAGTACAATAAAGATAGTATATAGAGTGCTGTGAATGAGAGTCAGCAAGAAGACCAAGAACAATGGGCCATtc of the Sarcophilus harrisii chromosome 1, mSarHar1.11, whole genome shotgun sequence genome contains:
- the LOC100923267 gene encoding olfactory receptor 11L1 is translated as MEFWNATTIMEFQLLGFQSISEWQNFLFVIFLFFYILTVIGNIVIIVVVTQDHRLHLPMYSFLKNLSFLEIWYTTTIIPLLLANLLFQGLPISFSACMIQLYFFVFFGATECFLLAMMAYDRYLAVCNPLHYSTLMSSEVCNKLVVGSWMTGIGSGFLPALMISKLNFCGPNQINHFFCDLPPLMQLSCSSPFITEIAIFILSIAVLCICFLLTLVSYVFIVSSILKIPSGSGRMKTFSTCGSHLAVVTIYYGTMISMYVRPNAHQSPELNKIISIFYTVVTPLLNPVIYSLRNKDFKEALGKVLKRKCVMYSV